A section of the Streptomyces xinghaiensis S187 genome encodes:
- a CDS encoding SCO2522 family protein, with the protein MTDAVFRETTADPRTQSIPLSHISLEIGHLYMEDFEAGPERLREHFARVRPWVDAVLASAGNGKGARPRVSTCFLVDDYFSRFSSPAEVVPLLLTEAERCGLTIDYLARESACDMADGVRLAEAVEHRLVESPPPGSDGSRPPVKEIGWLANGERTPGVERLEAMANDLPPSWRPPAETAAHRHSVFMDVELWDDRDGRRTWSCPFLAAVWQLARLGLLRHRGEPVLRPRPSPEGGFPRDWADLAPLTRLNPAAQPFAAYRTCSVLPSRFLPVEHAVRVILGQVEVDPGALRQVAERSAGERIALPDAVADRVTHVFCAEA; encoded by the coding sequence GTGACGGACGCGGTCTTCCGGGAGACGACGGCCGACCCCCGCACCCAGTCCATACCGCTCTCCCACATCTCGCTGGAGATCGGCCACTTGTACATGGAGGACTTCGAGGCGGGCCCCGAACGGCTGCGCGAGCACTTCGCCCGGGTGCGGCCCTGGGTGGACGCGGTCCTCGCCTCGGCCGGGAACGGGAAGGGGGCGCGGCCCCGGGTCAGCACCTGCTTCCTCGTCGACGACTACTTCAGCCGGTTCTCCTCGCCCGCCGAGGTCGTCCCCCTCCTGCTGACCGAGGCCGAGCGCTGCGGGCTGACCATCGACTACCTGGCCCGGGAATCCGCCTGCGACATGGCGGACGGCGTGCGGCTCGCGGAAGCCGTCGAGCACCGGCTCGTCGAGTCGCCGCCGCCCGGCAGCGACGGCTCCCGCCCGCCGGTGAAGGAGATCGGCTGGCTCGCCAACGGCGAGCGCACCCCCGGCGTGGAGCGGCTGGAGGCCATGGCCAACGACCTTCCGCCGTCCTGGCGGCCGCCGGCCGAGACCGCCGCCCACCGCCACTCCGTCTTCATGGACGTCGAACTCTGGGACGACCGCGACGGCCGCCGCACCTGGTCCTGCCCGTTCCTCGCGGCCGTCTGGCAGCTGGCCCGGCTCGGGCTCCTCCGCCACCGCGGCGAGCCGGTGCTCCGGCCCCGGCCCAGTCCCGAGGGCGGCTTCCCCCGGGACTGGGCCGACCTGGCACCCCTGACCCGGCTCAACCCCGCGGCCCAGCCGTTCGCCGCCTACCGCACCTGTTCCGTGCTGCCCTCCCGTTTCCTGCCGGTCGAGCACGCCGTCCGTGTCATCCTCGGCCAGGTGGAGGTGGACCCCGGAGCGCTCCGCCAGGTCGCCGAACGTTCCGCCGGCGAGCGGATCGCGCTCCCGGACGCCGTCGCCGACCGCGTCACCCACGTCTTCTGCGCGGAGGCCTGA
- a CDS encoding SCO2524 family protein, with the protein MQIKPRQQLLDIWRAIARYSFADGEWDWGDAGGLSSVADAERLLCLMYPATEFPAFRLDDPDTTDRDVREVLSGAGSRLELPAKLLSVVAEFMNTHTTDDKRPSFAGGHYFNARDSEAELTPEQRQLGVVDSFSLSITLSLATLGFLKVYLSKPRRAEVQAMADELRTATEARLTAAMVSLLRSFTVNVFDAEAPQGRTLCRLLGQGRVSERIAAQQFQRRFRSLRATIRDSISLGVDVADGLGDDNQLFECGWAWSLVKDAPPVKTESEIGPQPDGIAKPTPYLYFTVVALDGIQDLFSERTLTLGLLNVEQQRLAEALRLRWEITQQYWSRIARFGEAGWPLEDIPWRTTGQRQESEYFSLSVAAILVHDLVRRRATDDDLTRTVDVMERLAERGRITSRMKVGDPAIELHTPGVAMPLQGGEALGPPMQWSMPDFSAQLLKRTIQLCSLSRSISSHDRLLRLAERIFDHLWQRRNRSGESAGLWDNIHAVYPDAPARGWSLSWSITERVTECMVAARQLYTQPPIRSGTLIGIARDLLSEATHLLGNEQLEPTSTADGSRGMALKGIEIKLARARELLEEQPGTSCALSTEVLGELDTLALARQTASRGV; encoded by the coding sequence ATGCAGATCAAGCCGCGCCAGCAATTGCTGGACATCTGGCGGGCCATTGCGCGCTATTCGTTCGCGGACGGGGAATGGGACTGGGGTGATGCGGGCGGGCTCAGCAGTGTCGCGGACGCCGAACGCCTGCTCTGCCTCATGTACCCGGCCACCGAGTTCCCCGCGTTCCGCCTGGACGATCCGGACACCACGGACCGTGACGTCCGGGAGGTGCTCAGCGGCGCGGGCAGCCGTCTGGAGCTCCCGGCCAAGCTTCTTTCGGTTGTCGCCGAATTCATGAACACCCACACCACGGACGACAAGAGACCGAGTTTCGCCGGGGGCCACTACTTCAACGCCCGGGATTCCGAAGCCGAACTCACCCCGGAACAGCGGCAGTTGGGGGTCGTCGACTCCTTCTCCCTGTCGATCACGCTCTCCCTGGCCACCCTCGGCTTTCTCAAGGTGTATCTGAGCAAGCCCCGCCGCGCCGAAGTCCAGGCGATGGCCGACGAACTCAGGACCGCCACCGAGGCCCGCCTCACCGCCGCCATGGTGAGCCTGCTCCGCTCCTTCACCGTCAACGTCTTCGACGCCGAGGCCCCCCAGGGCCGCACCCTCTGCAGGCTCCTCGGCCAGGGCCGGGTCTCCGAGCGGATCGCCGCCCAGCAGTTCCAGCGCCGCTTCAGGTCCCTGCGCGCCACCATCCGGGACAGCATCTCCCTCGGCGTCGACGTCGCCGACGGCCTCGGCGACGACAACCAGCTCTTCGAGTGCGGCTGGGCCTGGAGCCTGGTGAAGGACGCCCCGCCGGTGAAGACCGAGAGCGAGATCGGCCCGCAGCCCGACGGCATCGCCAAGCCCACCCCGTACCTCTACTTCACCGTCGTCGCCCTCGACGGCATCCAGGACCTCTTCTCCGAGCGCACCCTCACCCTCGGCCTGCTCAACGTCGAACAGCAGCGCCTCGCCGAGGCCCTGCGGCTCCGGTGGGAGATCACCCAGCAGTACTGGTCGCGCATCGCCCGGTTCGGGGAGGCCGGCTGGCCGCTGGAGGACATCCCCTGGCGCACCACCGGCCAGCGGCAGGAGTCGGAGTACTTCTCGCTCTCCGTCGCCGCCATCCTCGTCCACGACCTGGTGCGCCGCCGTGCCACCGACGACGACCTCACCCGCACCGTCGACGTCATGGAGCGGCTCGCCGAACGCGGCCGCATCACCAGCCGCATGAAGGTCGGCGACCCGGCCATCGAGCTGCACACGCCCGGTGTGGCCATGCCCCTCCAGGGCGGTGAGGCGCTCGGCCCGCCCATGCAGTGGTCGATGCCGGACTTCTCCGCACAGCTGCTCAAGCGGACCATCCAGCTGTGCTCCCTGTCCCGCAGCATCTCCTCCCACGACCGGCTGCTGCGGCTGGCCGAGCGGATCTTCGATCACCTCTGGCAGCGCCGCAACCGGAGCGGGGAGAGCGCGGGGCTCTGGGACAACATCCACGCCGTCTACCCGGACGCGCCGGCCCGCGGCTGGTCGCTGTCCTGGAGCATCACCGAGCGCGTCACCGAGTGCATGGTCGCGGCGCGCCAGCTCTACACCCAGCCGCCGATCCGCAGCGGCACGCTCATCGGCATCGCCCGCGACCTCCTCAGCGAGGCCACCCACCTCCTCGGCAACGAGCAGCTCGAACCCACCTCCACGGCCGACGGCTCGCGCGGGATGGCGCTCAAGGGCATCGAGATCAAGCTCGCCCGGGCCCGCGAGCTCCTGGAGGAACAGCCGGGCACCTCCTGCGCGCTGAGCACGGAGGTCCTCGGCGAACTCGACACCCTGGCCCTCGCCCGGCAGACGGCCTCCCGGGGAGTGTGA
- a CDS encoding GNAT family N-acetyltransferase — protein MTALSGDRLPLSAVSAVSLAPESRPPWVRTITEEDLPPLSRLDEEVFAEHAYPYFVLRQLYDLHGDQLLVLDDGDSLVGYVLVGTQSDKSRSWILGLGIDSGSRGRGFGRQLMAEALRRLRAEGVGEVRLTVEPANTAAVELYESLGFARLDHHENYFGPGDARLVMTLPLRR, from the coding sequence ATGACTGCTCTTTCCGGAGATCGATTACCGCTGTCCGCCGTCTCGGCCGTGTCCCTGGCCCCGGAGAGCCGGCCGCCATGGGTGAGAACGATCACCGAGGAGGACCTGCCGCCCCTCTCCCGGCTCGACGAGGAGGTCTTCGCCGAGCACGCCTACCCCTACTTCGTGCTGCGCCAGCTCTACGACCTGCACGGGGACCAGCTCCTGGTCCTCGATGACGGGGACTCCCTCGTGGGCTACGTCCTCGTCGGCACCCAGTCCGACAAGAGCCGCAGCTGGATCCTCGGCCTCGGGATCGACAGCGGGTCACGGGGCCGCGGCTTCGGGCGGCAGCTGATGGCGGAGGCGCTGCGCCGGCTGCGCGCGGAGGGGGTCGGCGAGGTCCGGCTGACCGTCGAGCCCGCCAACACGGCCGCGGTGGAACTGTACGAGTCACTGGGTTTCGCCCGGCTCGACCACCACGAGAACTACTTCGGTCCCGGCGACGCCCGGCTGGTGATGACGCTTCCGCTGCGGAGATGA
- the macS gene encoding MacS family sensor histidine kinase, whose protein sequence is MSVEQPLWRALTGYRVLTMAYAIALFGYDHDEYARPIGAAAYLAVLAVWTLATVGRVSSAERCTLRFLVADLTVAVAGILLSPVVDTAGRVGPTLPSIWTAGAVLGFALKGGWRWAAVASAVVGVANLIERGTPAQDTVHNVLLVWIASVAIGYVVEVARASERTLARALEVDAATRERERLARDIHDSVLQVLAMVQRRGAEIGGEAAELGRMAGEQEVALRTLVAGGLVPAARRSPEQVSRGGGEPRPGPDGSPAAEGGDGAPAPAGSSAGASTGAADGSRDLRTLLAACANSRVSFAEPGAPVLLETRAAEELAAAVGAALDNVDRHAGADARAWILLEDEPGEVIVTVRDDGPGIPEGRLADAEREGRLGVALSIRGRLRELGGSAELLSVPGQGTEVELRIPRTARGSESR, encoded by the coding sequence ATGTCCGTGGAGCAGCCGCTCTGGCGGGCGCTGACCGGCTACCGGGTGCTGACCATGGCCTACGCCATCGCCCTCTTCGGCTACGACCACGACGAGTACGCCCGCCCGATCGGCGCCGCCGCCTATCTCGCCGTGCTGGCGGTGTGGACGCTGGCGACCGTCGGCCGGGTCTCCTCCGCCGAGCGCTGCACCCTGCGGTTCCTGGTCGCCGACCTGACCGTGGCGGTCGCCGGCATCCTGCTGAGCCCCGTCGTCGACACCGCGGGGCGCGTCGGCCCCACCCTGCCGTCCATCTGGACGGCCGGCGCGGTCCTGGGCTTCGCCCTCAAGGGCGGCTGGCGCTGGGCGGCGGTCGCCTCCGCGGTCGTCGGCGTCGCCAATCTGATCGAGCGCGGCACGCCCGCCCAGGACACCGTGCACAACGTCCTGCTGGTCTGGATCGCCAGCGTCGCCATCGGCTACGTCGTGGAGGTGGCCCGGGCCAGTGAGCGCACCCTCGCCCGGGCCCTGGAGGTCGACGCCGCCACCCGCGAACGGGAGCGGCTGGCCCGCGACATCCACGACAGCGTGCTGCAGGTGCTCGCGATGGTGCAGCGGCGGGGCGCGGAGATCGGCGGCGAGGCGGCCGAGCTGGGGCGGATGGCCGGCGAGCAGGAGGTGGCGCTGCGCACCCTGGTGGCCGGCGGCCTCGTCCCCGCGGCCCGGCGCTCCCCCGAGCAGGTCTCCCGGGGCGGCGGGGAACCGCGCCCCGGGCCGGACGGCTCCCCGGCCGCGGAGGGCGGTGACGGCGCCCCGGCGCCCGCCGGTTCGTCCGCCGGTGCGTCCACGGGTGCGGCGGACGGGAGCCGCGATCTGCGGACCCTGCTCGCCGCCTGCGCGAACTCCCGTGTCTCCTTCGCCGAGCCGGGCGCGCCCGTCCTGCTGGAGACGCGCGCGGCGGAGGAACTGGCCGCCGCCGTGGGCGCCGCCCTGGACAATGTGGACCGCCACGCGGGCGCGGACGCGCGGGCGTGGATCCTGCTGGAGGACGAGCCGGGCGAGGTGATCGTCACCGTCCGGGACGACGGCCCGGGCATCCCGGAGGGACGCCTCGCGGACGCGGAGCGGGAGGGGCGGCTCGGTGTCGCGCTCTCCATTCGCGGCCGGCTGCGCGAGCTGGGCGGCAGCGCCGAGCTGCTGTCCGTACCCGGGCAGGGCACGGAGGTCGAGTTGCGGATACCGCGGACAGCACGGGGGAGTGAGAGCCGATGA
- a CDS encoding 6-phosphofructokinase, whose amino-acid sequence MRVGVLTGGGDCPGLNAVIRGVVRKGVQEYGYEFVGFRDGWRGPLEADTVPLDIPAVRGILPRGGTILGSSRTNPLKAEHGIRRIKENLAKLEVDALIAIGGEDTLGVAARLADDYGVNCVGVPKTIDNDLSATDYTFGFDTAVNIATEAIDRLHTTAESHMRVLVVEVMGRHAGWIALHSGLAGGANVILIPEQRFDLEKVCAWVESRFKIRYAPIVVVSEGAMPVDGDMVLKDGSQDAFGHVRLSGVGEWLAKEIEARTGQEARTTVLGHVQRGGTPSAYDRWLATRFGLHAIETVRDGDFGKMVALRGTDIVRVPIHDATARLKTVSPELYAEAGVFFG is encoded by the coding sequence ATGCGGGTCGGAGTACTGACCGGTGGCGGTGACTGCCCCGGACTGAACGCCGTGATCCGGGGCGTCGTCCGCAAAGGCGTCCAGGAGTACGGGTACGAATTCGTCGGGTTCCGTGACGGCTGGCGGGGCCCTCTGGAGGCCGACACGGTTCCGCTCGACATCCCGGCGGTGCGCGGCATCCTGCCGCGCGGCGGGACCATCCTCGGCTCCTCGCGGACCAATCCGCTCAAGGCCGAGCACGGCATCCGCCGGATCAAGGAGAATCTGGCCAAGCTGGAGGTCGACGCGCTCATCGCCATCGGCGGGGAGGACACCCTCGGGGTCGCGGCCCGGCTCGCCGACGACTACGGCGTCAACTGCGTCGGCGTGCCGAAGACCATCGACAACGATCTCTCCGCCACCGACTACACCTTCGGATTCGACACGGCCGTCAACATCGCCACCGAGGCGATCGACCGGCTGCACACCACCGCGGAGTCCCACATGCGGGTGCTGGTGGTCGAGGTGATGGGCCGTCACGCCGGCTGGATCGCGCTGCACTCCGGGCTCGCCGGCGGTGCCAACGTCATCCTCATCCCGGAGCAGCGCTTCGACCTGGAGAAGGTGTGCGCCTGGGTGGAGTCCCGGTTCAAGATCCGCTACGCCCCGATCGTGGTCGTCTCCGAGGGGGCCATGCCCGTCGACGGCGACATGGTCCTCAAGGACGGCTCGCAGGACGCCTTCGGCCACGTCCGGCTGTCGGGCGTCGGCGAGTGGCTGGCCAAGGAGATCGAGGCCCGCACCGGGCAGGAGGCGCGCACCACCGTCCTCGGCCACGTCCAGCGCGGCGGCACCCCCAGCGCGTACGACCGCTGGCTCGCCACCCGCTTCGGGCTGCACGCCATCGAGACCGTCCGGGACGGGGACTTCGGCAAGATGGTCGCCCTGCGCGGTACCGACATCGTGCGGGTGCCCATCCACGACGCGACGGCCAGGCTGAAGACCGTGAGCCCGGAACTGTACGCCGAGGCGGGCGTCTTCTTCGGCTGA
- a CDS encoding SCO2521 family protein yields the protein MRAPGDTAETVLACGEVRTCLLQTSASLPAAAAGELLRIRADERVRISERPNLHAVSPDVLTGVDCRLPAATGAKVRAVGTVAARAVLVEGRVLQTSAQFRSPGRGPDLRRPWGHYLVRPGVLEPLGRLPGRAVADGVLADRRQPGELDLGAIAERLLGELLRHPLLDQRPPFKSRRTRLRWAALRAADGAGPSIERFTLAEDGLRTVELRLPEHTEPAACAGLCEDLALHDWLLTTLVRMVERSRLGSADGHDAVMALRPAVDHLLHLWMPRARVDTTLGPLWEVLERKPGFTRQWQTLVQRIRDQLALQAIPLLREALTAR from the coding sequence ATGCGGGCGCCCGGCGACACCGCGGAGACCGTGCTGGCCTGTGGCGAGGTCCGCACCTGCCTGCTCCAGACCTCCGCGTCGCTGCCCGCGGCGGCCGCGGGCGAACTGCTCCGGATCCGCGCGGACGAGCGGGTGCGGATCTCCGAGCGCCCCAATCTGCACGCCGTCTCCCCGGACGTCCTCACCGGTGTGGACTGCCGGCTGCCCGCGGCCACCGGCGCCAAGGTGCGCGCCGTCGGGACGGTCGCCGCCCGGGCCGTGCTCGTCGAGGGCCGGGTACTCCAGACGTCCGCGCAGTTCCGCTCCCCGGGCCGCGGCCCCGACCTGCGCCGCCCCTGGGGCCACTACCTCGTCCGGCCCGGGGTGCTGGAGCCCCTGGGCCGGCTGCCCGGACGGGCCGTCGCCGACGGCGTCCTGGCCGACCGCCGGCAGCCCGGCGAGCTCGATCTGGGGGCGATCGCCGAGCGGCTCCTCGGCGAACTGCTGCGCCACCCGCTGCTCGACCAGCGGCCCCCCTTCAAGTCCCGGCGCACCCGGCTGCGCTGGGCGGCGTTACGGGCCGCGGACGGCGCCGGCCCGTCGATCGAACGCTTCACCCTCGCCGAGGACGGGCTGCGCACCGTGGAGCTGCGGCTGCCGGAGCACACCGAACCGGCCGCCTGCGCGGGGCTCTGCGAGGACCTCGCCCTGCACGACTGGCTGCTCACGACCCTCGTACGGATGGTCGAGCGCAGCCGGCTGGGATCGGCGGACGGGCACGACGCCGTGATGGCGCTCCGCCCGGCCGTGGACCATCTGTTGCACCTGTGGATGCCGAGAGCACGAGTGGACACGACCCTGGGCCCGCTGTGGGAGGTGCTTGAGCGGAAGCCCGGATTCACCCGGCAGTGGCAGACGCTGGTCCAGCGCATCAGGGACCAGCTCGCCCTGCAGGCCATTCCGTTGCTGCGCGAAGCCCTGACGGCACGCTGA
- a CDS encoding SCO2523 family variant P-loop protein gives MIVFAASDKGGTGRSVTSANLAYRRALAGDDVCYLDFDFGSPTAAAVFDMPGALRGVQGGGLHSYLQGRTTEPVRTDVWAETEHEVLRHRPAGSGNLVLLPGDRSGGEFTVGPDTLRRCVDLLLRLNGEFDLVVVDLSAGRSYAVDLALEATSRREMRSVPARWLVYHRWTRQHVIAAAGLVFGERGIVAGGVTRGHDKALLTGAIRFVRAAVPDPESPLWSQVPPAQSAWMRKCDQDLDVLAADLDIGYTRLLGSVPLEPVLQWREQLITEEDVLASRIANMETLQALEELSRKLTDDESWGQP, from the coding sequence GTGATCGTCTTCGCGGCCTCCGACAAGGGAGGCACCGGCCGCTCCGTCACCAGCGCGAACCTGGCCTACCGCCGCGCGCTCGCCGGGGACGACGTCTGCTATCTCGACTTCGACTTCGGCTCCCCCACGGCCGCCGCCGTCTTCGACATGCCCGGCGCGCTGCGCGGCGTCCAGGGGGGAGGGCTCCACTCCTACCTCCAGGGCCGCACCACCGAGCCGGTACGGACGGACGTCTGGGCCGAGACCGAGCACGAGGTGCTGCGCCACCGCCCGGCCGGCTCCGGCAATCTCGTCCTGCTGCCCGGCGACCGCAGCGGCGGCGAGTTCACCGTCGGCCCGGACACGCTGCGCCGCTGCGTCGATCTCCTCCTCCGGCTGAACGGCGAGTTCGACCTCGTCGTGGTCGACCTGAGCGCCGGCCGCAGCTACGCGGTGGACCTCGCCCTGGAGGCCACCTCCCGGCGCGAGATGCGCTCGGTCCCGGCCCGCTGGCTCGTTTACCACCGCTGGACCCGCCAGCATGTCATCGCCGCCGCCGGGCTGGTCTTCGGCGAGCGGGGCATCGTGGCCGGCGGCGTCACCCGAGGCCACGACAAGGCGCTGCTCACCGGCGCCATCCGCTTCGTCCGGGCCGCGGTGCCCGACCCCGAGTCGCCGCTGTGGTCCCAGGTGCCGCCCGCCCAGTCCGCCTGGATGCGCAAGTGCGACCAGGACCTCGACGTGCTCGCCGCGGACCTCGACATCGGCTACACCCGGCTGCTCGGCTCCGTACCGCTGGAACCCGTCCTGCAGTGGCGTGAGCAGCTCATCACCGAGGAGGACGTCCTCGCCAGCCGGATCGCCAACATGGAGACCCTGCAGGCCCTCGAAGAGCTCTCCAGGAAGCTCACCGACGACGAGTCGTGGGGGCAGCCGTGA
- a CDS encoding response regulator — MTAEPAPVRVMVVDDHPMWRDAVARDLAAAGHTVVATAGDGPQAVRRARATRPDVLVLDLNLPGLPGVEVCRQLVGSQPGLRVLVLSASGEHADVLEAVKSGATGYLLKSAGAGELLDAVARTAAGDPVFTPGLAGLVLGEYRRLASEPEPPSAGAPDAPRLTDRETEVLRLVAKGLSYKQIAERLVISHRTVQNHVQNTLGKLQLHNRVELVRYAIQRGLDEA, encoded by the coding sequence ATGACGGCGGAACCGGCGCCGGTGAGGGTGATGGTGGTCGACGACCACCCGATGTGGCGGGACGCGGTCGCGCGCGACCTGGCGGCGGCCGGGCACACCGTGGTCGCCACCGCCGGGGACGGCCCGCAGGCGGTGCGGCGGGCCCGTGCCACGAGGCCGGACGTCCTGGTCCTCGACCTCAACCTGCCCGGGCTGCCGGGGGTCGAGGTCTGCCGGCAGCTCGTCGGCTCGCAGCCGGGGCTGCGGGTGCTGGTGCTCTCCGCCAGCGGCGAGCACGCGGACGTGCTGGAGGCGGTGAAGTCGGGCGCCACCGGCTATCTGCTCAAGTCCGCGGGAGCCGGGGAGCTGCTGGACGCGGTGGCCCGGACCGCGGCCGGCGACCCGGTCTTCACCCCGGGCCTGGCCGGGCTGGTGCTCGGCGAGTACCGGCGGCTGGCGTCCGAGCCCGAGCCGCCCTCCGCCGGCGCCCCGGACGCCCCCCGGCTGACGGACCGGGAGACCGAGGTCCTGCGGCTCGTCGCCAAGGGCCTCTCGTACAAGCAGATCGCCGAACGGCTGGTCATCTCGCACCGCACGGTGCAGAACCACGTCCAGAACACCCTGGGCAAACTCCAGCTCCACAACCGGGTGGAGCTCGTCCGCTACGCCATCCAGCGCGGTCTCGACGAGGCCTGA
- a CDS encoding 2-hydroxyacid dehydrogenase → MDILAFGVQNDEKPMIERAFAGRHTVRCVDVFLNRDTAPIAADHEIISVSVNAQLDAPVLRTLAAGGTRMIAQRATGFNNIDLEVAAELGMTVARVSHYSPYSVAEFAWTLAMAVNRRVVRAATRTRDFDFRLDGLMGRDLHGRTAGVIGTGKIGECFARIAHGFGMKLLGWDIAENPACTELGMEYREDLPELLAEADLVSLHVPLLPATEHLLDRHGLSVMKDDAILVNTSRGGLVDTGALIEQLKEGRFTGVGLDVYEAEAGLFYLDKSLDVVTDDTLARLMTFSNVLVTSHQAYYTRDATAQIVDTTVGNIDDYLAGRTSENVLVPAAGRAAG, encoded by the coding sequence GTGGACATCCTCGCCTTCGGCGTCCAGAACGATGAGAAGCCGATGATCGAGCGGGCCTTCGCCGGCCGGCACACCGTCCGCTGCGTGGACGTCTTCCTCAACCGGGACACCGCCCCCATCGCCGCCGACCACGAGATCATCAGCGTCAGCGTCAACGCCCAGCTCGACGCCCCGGTGCTGCGCACCCTCGCCGCGGGCGGCACCCGGATGATCGCCCAGCGGGCCACCGGCTTCAATAACATCGACCTGGAGGTCGCCGCCGAGCTCGGCATGACGGTCGCCCGGGTATCCCACTACTCCCCGTACTCCGTCGCCGAGTTCGCCTGGACCCTGGCCATGGCCGTCAACCGGCGCGTGGTCCGGGCCGCCACCCGCACCCGCGACTTCGACTTCCGCCTCGACGGGCTGATGGGCCGCGACCTGCACGGCCGCACCGCCGGGGTGATCGGCACCGGCAAGATCGGCGAATGCTTCGCGCGCATCGCCCACGGCTTCGGGATGAAGCTGCTCGGCTGGGACATCGCGGAGAACCCGGCCTGCACCGAACTGGGCATGGAGTACCGCGAGGACCTGCCCGAGCTGCTCGCCGAGGCCGACCTCGTCAGCCTCCACGTACCGCTGCTGCCGGCGACCGAGCATCTGCTGGACCGGCACGGCCTGTCCGTCATGAAGGACGACGCGATCCTCGTCAACACCAGCCGCGGCGGACTCGTCGACACCGGCGCGCTCATCGAGCAGCTGAAGGAGGGCCGCTTCACGGGTGTCGGGCTGGACGTCTACGAGGCCGAGGCCGGACTCTTCTACCTGGACAAGTCGCTCGACGTGGTCACCGACGACACCCTGGCCCGGCTGATGACCTTCAGCAACGTCCTGGTCACCTCCCACCAGGCGTACTACACCCGCGACGCCACCGCCCAGATCGTCGACACCACCGTCGGCAACATCGACGACTACCTGGCCGGCCGCACCAGCGAGAACGTCCTGGTCCCGGCGGCGGGCCGCGCGGCCGGCTGA
- a CDS encoding SCO2525 family SAM-dependent methyltransferase: MVLRTFDPGPGKSQELNGETDWNAFDSDAYVEHNYRHLRSDDEQIIRIVRDHFRDHFRRHPATAPVPGIDVGSGANLYPALTLLPWCSEVTLFERAATNVRWLERQVAGYEANWDAFWGVLREVEPYAGIEDPRAGLRLAARPKQGNLFDLPERSWGIGTMFFVAESMTTSHEEFRVGVRRFAECLRPGAPFAAAFMEGSTGYSVGGESFPACSVEEEQVREGLAPYSESDMHITRIGIPGERPLRQGYEGMIVACGRRRSVPSR; this comes from the coding sequence ATGGTTCTGAGAACGTTTGATCCCGGGCCCGGGAAATCGCAAGAGCTCAATGGTGAGACCGACTGGAACGCGTTCGATTCCGACGCGTACGTCGAGCACAACTACCGCCATCTGCGCTCCGACGACGAGCAGATCATCCGCATCGTCCGGGACCACTTCCGGGACCATTTCCGGCGCCACCCGGCGACCGCTCCCGTGCCGGGGATCGACGTCGGGTCGGGCGCCAATCTGTACCCCGCGCTCACTCTGCTCCCCTGGTGCTCGGAGGTCACGCTCTTCGAGCGGGCCGCGACCAACGTGCGGTGGCTGGAGCGCCAGGTGGCCGGCTACGAGGCCAACTGGGACGCCTTCTGGGGCGTCCTGCGCGAGGTGGAGCCGTACGCCGGGATCGAGGACCCCCGGGCGGGGCTGCGGCTGGCCGCCCGCCCCAAGCAGGGCAATCTGTTCGATCTCCCCGAGCGGAGCTGGGGGATCGGCACCATGTTCTTCGTGGCCGAGTCGATGACGACCTCCCACGAGGAGTTCCGGGTGGGCGTACGGCGCTTCGCGGAGTGCCTGCGTCCGGGAGCGCCCTTCGCGGCCGCCTTCATGGAGGGCTCCACGGGCTACTCGGTCGGCGGGGAATCCTTCCCGGCCTGCAGTGTGGAGGAGGAGCAGGTGCGGGAAGGCCTGGCTCCCTATTCCGAAAGCGACATGCACATCACGCGCATCGGCATTCCCGGCGAACGTCCTCTTCGCCAGGGATATGAGGGCATGATCGTGGCCTGCGGCCGACGCCGTTCCGTTCCATCGCGATAA